A stretch of the Mercenaria mercenaria strain notata unplaced genomic scaffold, MADL_Memer_1 contig_4737, whole genome shotgun sequence genome encodes the following:
- the LOC128554125 gene encoding uncharacterized protein LOC128554125: MKDILFLLNILYLGKVSCICESTSSDVCKLNQNTDLPHVYTRHPSIDYSAQTDDTKYCDLHALQHGTWYRSSYNLITECVDHRKCGTSDPIWLNGSLPADSDGTVDGTGCVRTFDSCCESTLGLKIRNCTYYMVYCFIDLHSACHSRYCLDTDLSIETTTTATTTTTTTTTTAPATTDNSKNGENIISDNPSTYKGAFIAVTVLLLFGVVVVILSPAVVAFAGYTVNVHKKSSQVSDSRMSLKSEQDKSTRQHVTEDVEHNKTSQLNDTRSQLSRSPVSVVEIQTNGLH; this comes from the exons ATGAAGGATATACTCTTCTTATTAAATATTCTATATTTGGGAAAAG TCTCCTGTATATGCGAGTCAACGTCATCTG ATGTATGTAAGCTAAATCAAAACACAGATTTGCCTCATGTTTATACGAGGCATCCGTCGATCGACTATTCAGCACAGACTGATGATACAAAATACTGTGACCTGCATGCACTGCAGCATGGTACATGGTACAGAAGTAGTTACAACCTCATAACAGAATGTGTAGATCACAGAAAATGCGGAACTAGTGACCCTATTTGGTTGAACG GAAGTTTACCAGCTGATTCTGATGGTACTGTAGATGGAACAGGTTGCGTTAGAACATTTGATAGCTGCTGTGAGAGCACACTGGGACTTAAAATTAGAAACTGTACCTATTATATGGTATATTGTTTCATTGATCTACATTCGGCCTGCCACAGCAGATACTGTCTAG ATACAGATTTGAGTATAgagacaacaacaacagcaacaactactacaactactactacgaCTACGGCACCTGCCACAACAGACAATAGCAAAAATGGAGAAAATATAATTTCAG ATAATCCAAGCACATACAAAGGTGCATTTATTGCAGTGACAGTACTGCTGCTGTTTGGTGTGGTTGTTGTGATTTTGAGTCCTGCAGTAGTAGCATTTGCAGGTTACACAGTCAATGTACACAAAAA gTCGTCGCAAGTTAGTGATTCAAGGATGTCATTAAAATCAGA GCAGGACAAAAGTACAAGACAACATGTAACAGAAGATGTAGAACACAATAAAACAAGCCAATTAAATGACACCAGAAGTCAACTTTCAAGATCGCCAGTTAGTGTAGTAGAAATACAAACTAATGGATTGCATTAG